Proteins from one Cryptomeria japonica chromosome 4, Sugi_1.0, whole genome shotgun sequence genomic window:
- the LOC131874742 gene encoding disease resistance protein RUN1-like, translating to MDKFCFPSSRFSCTCFLSSSTSQEEAIAGLESFLEKMKDIDELHDLIRFIEELVMTTSGEKNEEGFSSALSSYTQDGQLFLEFVDKHIGKLPQKKNFIDGLSAETGKILINMLKGAGKIHWVGAALSVVGFVLARYGEMSNNQRECLEILKAMVNLGKQIVELNEQMSEQKQKLNEAVECIVVGCIICTSQLTTTKFFRFLTASVNANTLKDFQLKIERLYNDLQLWGIIDIQTRLPKIAPQSQELYANQGAVGIESARDEVIRLLDSTEKHASARVVVVHGFGGIGKTTLADAVYAHIDLRSYKHCRIHMDQNCTKKDLKVLQEQILNELFHKNVKLYNCDQGRGMIRSLSIHNSNQPLFLYIDNGLKSTDLEKLLPADLGGWLPVKSRILVTTRNLHETNTFVSKNIERQQYAVSPLPEREGREILLKKVSDYNDEKNIHDLLRLCGGVPLLLELAGSQLAINSTSRNNIVLDMLRQGEKVEEKDISDRMVAFVYHRLPPPVQEAFLDITSFFSRGEYIIKYVVHSIGEVEFRALEEASFVKISGSSVVVHDIVRARGKKMSEGNRITDPEALSECLKEENLKNLKGIYFKEPFEQPPIEINENHLKCMSISLRVLHYAEASQITFKGKCDKPFKQLRCLSLPRDISDLPMEFEKLEHLLSYDGPLTQEMSLYKLPPSLRWMSITNIISSENRVAYSNILPGVAQGSSLVSLSFWPNPTMERLPDGIENLTKLEELDVRCCSKLKKLPSKIGELSNLEILNLSGCSGLEEWPSSLGALPKLKTLDLRSCSSKLKESLSHNIKDNCNFIE from the exons ATGGACAAGTTTTGTTTTCCTTCATCGCGCTTCTCCTGCACTTGCTTCTTATCCTCTTCAACTTCTCAGGAAGAAGCCATTGCTGGTCTGGAGAGTTTTCTAGAGAAAATGAAAGATATAGACGAGCTTCACGATCTGATTCGTTTTATCGAAGAGTTAGTGATGACAACA TCGGGAGAGAAGAATGAAGAAGGATTTAGTTCAGCCCTAAGTTCTTATACTCAGGATGGCCAACTGTTCCTCGAGTTTGTGGATAAACACATTGGCAAACTTCCTCAGAAG AAAAATTTCATAGATGGCTTGAGTGCAGAGACAGGGAAAATTCTCATTAATATGCTGAAAGGCGCTGGGAAAATTCATTGGGTTGGGGCAGCACTTTCTGTAGTGGGATTTGTATTGGCGAGATATGGTGAGATGTCTAACAACCAAAGAGAGTGTCTTGAAATTTTGAAAGCTATGGTTAATCTTGGGAAGCAAATTGTAGAGTTGAATGAGCAAATGTCAGAGCAGAAGCAGAAATTAAACGAGGCAGTGGAGTGTATCGTTGTGGGATGCATTATCTGCACCTCCCAACTTACAACTACCAAATTTTTCAG GTTCCTTACTGCGTCAGTCAATGCTAATACTTTAAAGGATTTTCAACTCAAAATAGAGCGCTTGTACAACGATCTCCAATTATGGGGTATAATTGACATACAGACAAGACTGCCAAAGATTGCTCCGCAGTCACAGGAGCTCTATGCAAACCAAGGGGCAG TTGGAATCGAAAGCGCACGAGATGAAGTAATCAGACTCTTAGATTCGACTGAAAAACATGCATCAGCACGTGTTGTGGTTGTCCATGGTTTCGGAGGGATTGGAAAAACAACTCTAGCCGATGCTGTTTATGCACATATTGACCTCCGAAGTTATAAGCATTGTCGAATTCATATGGATCAAAACTGTACCAAGAAGGATCTCAAAGTCCTCCAAGAACAGATTTTGAATGAATTGTTCCACAAGAATGTGAAATTGTATAACTGTGACCAAGGTCGGGGAATGATTCGGTCACTTTCCATACATAATTCAAATCAGCCATTATTTCTGTACATCGACAATGGTCTTAAAAGTACAGATCTGGAAAAACTTCTACCTGCAGATTTGGGGGGTTGGCTTCCAGTGAAGAGTAGAATACTTGTCACTACTCGAAATCTTCACGAGACTAACACATTTGTCAGCAAGAATATTGAACGGCAACAATATGCTGTCAGTCCTCTTCCAGAGAGAGAAGGCAGAGAAATTCTGTTGAAGAAAGTCTCAGACTACAATGATGAGAAGAATATACATGACCTCCTCAGGCTGTGTGGTGGGGTTCCGCTTCTGCTAGAATTAGCTGGTTCGCAACTGGCTATAAATAGTACAAGTAGAAATAATATAGTATTAGATATGCTTAGGCAAGgagagaaggtggaagagaaagataTTAGTGACCGTATGGTCGCTTTTGTATACCATAGATTACCACCACCTGTTCAAGAGGCTTTTCTAGACATCACATCCTTCTTTTCAAGAGgagaatatattattaaatatgtgGTACACAGTATTGGAGAAGTGGAATTCAGAGCTCTAGAAGAGGCATCATTCGTCAAGATATCTGGTAGTAGTGTGGTTGTTCATGACATAGTTCGAGCAAGAGGGAAAAAGATGTCAGAGGGAAACAGAATCACAGACCCTGAGGCATTATCAGAATGTTTGAAAGAAGAG AATCTCAAAAATTTAAAAGGTATCTATTTTAAGGAACCATTTGAGCAGCCTCCAATAGAAATTAATGAAAATCATTTGAAGTGTATGAGTATTTCATTAAGAGTGCTACATTATGCGGAAGCGTCGCAAATAACATTTAAGGGGAAATGTGATAAACCATTTAAACAGCTCAGATGTCTCTCTCTTCCGCGTGACATTTCCGATTTACCAATGGAGTTTGAGAAACTGGAGCATCTTCTCTCCTATGATGGCCCATTGACTCAAGAAATGAGTTTGTACAAG CTTCCTCCAAGTCTACGTTGGATGAGCATTACAAATATAATTTCCTCCGAAAATAGAGTTGCATATTCTAACATTCTTCCCGGGGTTGCTCAAGGTTCTTCGCTTGTAAGCTTGAGCTTTTGGCCTAATCCAACTATGGAAAGATTACCAGATGGAAtcgaaaatctaacaaagttggaGGAATTAGATGTACGCTGTTGCTCTAAGTTGAAAAAACTTCCTTCTAAAATTGGGGAACTCAGCAATTTGGAAATATTAAATTTGAGTGGCTGTTCTGGCTTGGAAGAATGGCCATCAAGTTTAGGAGCTCTCCCAAAATTGAAAACATTAGATTTGAGAAGCTGTTCTTCAAAATTAAAAGAATCGTTGTCACACAATATTAAAGATAATTGTAATTTTATTGAATAA